One window of Klebsiella quasivariicola genomic DNA carries:
- the dppF gene encoding dipeptide ABC transporter ATP-binding subunit DppF has protein sequence MSTQKAATPQPLLQAIDLKKHYPVKKGIFAPERLVKALDGVSFTLERGKTLAVVGESGCGKSTLGRLLTMIEIPTGGELYYQGQDLLKHDPQAQKLRRQKIQIVFQNPYGSLNPRKKVGQILEEPLLINSSLSKEQRREKALAMMAKVGLKTEHYDRYPHMFSGGQRQRIAIARGLMLDPDVVIADEPVSALDVSVRAQVLNLMMDLQQDLGLSYVFISHDLSVVEHIADEVMVMYLGRCVEKGTKDQIFNNPRHPYTQALLSATPRLNPDDRRERIKLTGELPSPLNPPPGCAFNARCRRRFGPCTQLQPQLKEYGGQLVACFAVDQDENPQKNLA, from the coding sequence ATGAGTACGCAAAAGGCCGCCACGCCACAACCGCTGTTGCAGGCCATTGATCTGAAAAAACACTACCCGGTGAAGAAGGGGATATTCGCCCCGGAACGACTGGTGAAAGCGCTGGACGGCGTCTCTTTTACCCTTGAGCGCGGTAAAACGCTGGCAGTAGTGGGGGAGTCGGGATGCGGCAAATCGACGCTGGGTCGTTTGCTGACGATGATTGAAATTCCCACCGGCGGCGAACTGTATTATCAGGGGCAGGATCTGCTTAAGCACGACCCGCAGGCGCAGAAGCTGCGGCGGCAAAAAATCCAGATTGTGTTCCAGAACCCGTACGGTTCGCTGAACCCGCGTAAAAAAGTGGGGCAGATTCTGGAAGAGCCGCTGTTGATTAACAGCAGCCTGAGCAAAGAGCAGCGGCGTGAAAAAGCGCTGGCGATGATGGCGAAGGTCGGCCTGAAAACCGAGCATTACGATCGCTACCCGCATATGTTCTCCGGCGGTCAGCGCCAGCGTATCGCTATTGCCCGCGGGCTGATGCTGGATCCGGATGTGGTGATTGCCGATGAGCCGGTCTCCGCGCTGGACGTTTCGGTACGTGCCCAGGTGCTGAACCTGATGATGGATCTGCAGCAGGATTTAGGCCTGTCCTACGTGTTTATCTCCCACGACCTGTCGGTCGTCGAGCACATCGCCGATGAAGTGATGGTGATGTATCTCGGCCGCTGCGTGGAGAAGGGTACCAAAGACCAGATCTTCAACAATCCGCGCCATCCGTATACGCAGGCGCTGTTGTCGGCGACGCCACGGCTGAACCCGGACGACCGTCGCGAGCGGATCAAGCTGACCGGCGAACTGCCGAGCCCGCTGAACCCGCCGCCGGGGTGCGCCTTCAATGCGCGCTGCCGTCGTCGCTTCGGTCCCTGCACCCAGCTTCAGCCGCAGCTGAAGGAGTACGGCGGCCAGCTGGTGGCCTGCTTTGCCGTCGATCAGGATGAGAATCCGCAAAAAAATCTCGCCTGA
- a CDS encoding IS5 family transposase, with protein sequence MKDQITHPPDNTDHSVAKQKFRITNWSTYNKALINRGSLTFWLDDEAIQAWYESATPSSRGRPQRYSDLAITTVLVIKRVFRLTLRAAQGFIDSIFALMNVPLRCPDYTSVSKRAKSVNVSFKTSTRGEIAHLVIDSTGLKVFGEGEWKVRKHGKERRRIWRKLHLAVDSNTHEVVCADLSLNNVTDSEAFPGLIRQTHRKIRAAAADGAYDTRLCHDELRRKKISALIPPRKGAGYWPGEYADRNRAVANQRLSGSNARWKWTTEYNRRSIAETAIANQRLSGSNARWKWTTEYNRRSIAETAMYRIKQLLGDSLTLRDYDGQVAEAMAMVRALNRMTKAGMPESVRIA encoded by the coding sequence TTGAAGGATCAGATCACGCATCCTCCCGACAACACAGACCATTCCGTGGCAAAGCAAAAGTTCAGAATCACCAACTGGTCCACCTACAATAAAGCTCTCATCAACCGTGGCTCCCTCACTTTCTGGCTGGATGATGAGGCGATTCAGGCCTGGTATGAGTCGGCAACGCCTTCATCACGAGGAAGGCCCCAGCGCTATTCTGATCTCGCCATCACCACCGTTCTGGTGATTAAACGCGTATTCCGGCTGACCCTGCGGGCTGCGCAGGGTTTTATTGATTCCATTTTTGCCCTGATGAACGTTCCGTTGCGCTGCCCGGATTACACCAGTGTCAGTAAGCGGGCAAAGTCGGTTAATGTCAGTTTCAAAACGTCCACCCGGGGTGAAATCGCACACCTGGTGATTGATTCCACCGGGCTGAAGGTCTTTGGTGAAGGCGAATGGAAAGTCAGAAAGCACGGCAAAGAGCGCCGTCGTATCTGGCGAAAGTTGCATCTTGCTGTTGACAGCAACACACATGAAGTTGTCTGTGCAGACCTGTCGCTGAATAACGTCACGGACTCAGAAGCCTTCCCGGGCCTTATCCGGCAGACTCACAGAAAAATCAGGGCAGCCGCGGCAGACGGGGCTTACGATACACGGCTTTGTCACGATGAACTGCGCCGCAAAAAAATCAGCGCGCTTATTCCTCCCCGAAAAGGAGCAGGTTACTGGCCCGGTGAGTACGCAGACCGCAACCGTGCCGTTGCTAATCAGCGGCTGAGCGGAAGCAATGCACGGTGGAAATGGACAACGGAATATAACCGTCGCTCGATAGCGGAAACGGCAATTGCTAATCAGCGGCTGAGCGGAAGCAATGCACGGTGGAAATGGACAACGGAATATAACCGTCGCTCGATAGCGGAAACGGCAATGTACAGAATTAAGCAGTTGTTGGGAGATTCACTGACGCTGCGTGACTACGATGGTCAGGTAGCGGAAGCTATGGCCATGGTGCGTGCGTTGAACAGGATGACAAAGGCTGGGATGCCAGAAAGCGTGCGTATTGCCTGA
- the bcsZ gene encoding cellulose synthase complex periplasmic endoglucanase BcsZ yields MMKVLCGAVLSALLLAAGQVGAACQWPAWEQFKKAYVSPEGRVIDPSDARKISTSEGQSYGLFFALAANDRAGFDKLLTWTQNNLAEGDLKQHLPGWLWGKKDDEQWTLLDSNSASDSDLWIAWALLEAGRLWQQPQYTETGKALLARIVAEETVAVPGLGTMLLPGKVGFADDSGWRFNPSYLPPQLATYFVRFGAPWPALRDSNLRLLLETAPKGFTPDWVRYEKGKGWQLKTEKPPIGSYDAIRVYLWVGMLHDGDKQKARLLQRFAPMAAQTTKQGVPPEKVNIATGKTSGQGPVGFSAAMLPFLQDDEARSVQRQRVADNYPGADAYYSAVLTLFGQGWDQHRFRFTAGGELQPDWNQECASSH; encoded by the coding sequence ATGATGAAAGTACTTTGTGGCGCGGTGCTCTCCGCGCTGCTGCTGGCGGCGGGCCAGGTGGGCGCCGCCTGCCAGTGGCCCGCCTGGGAGCAGTTTAAAAAAGCGTACGTCAGCCCTGAGGGACGGGTGATTGACCCCAGCGATGCGCGCAAAATCTCCACCTCCGAAGGGCAGAGCTATGGCCTGTTTTTCGCCCTGGCGGCCAACGATCGCGCGGGGTTCGACAAACTGCTGACCTGGACGCAGAACAACCTGGCGGAAGGCGATCTGAAACAACATTTGCCGGGCTGGCTGTGGGGCAAAAAGGACGATGAGCAGTGGACCCTGCTGGACAGCAACTCGGCGTCCGACTCGGATCTGTGGATAGCCTGGGCGCTGCTGGAGGCGGGCCGCCTGTGGCAACAGCCGCAGTACACCGAGACCGGTAAAGCCCTGCTGGCGCGGATTGTCGCTGAAGAGACGGTGGCGGTGCCGGGCCTCGGCACGATGCTGCTGCCGGGAAAAGTCGGTTTTGCCGATGACAGCGGCTGGCGGTTTAACCCCAGCTATCTTCCGCCGCAGCTGGCCACCTACTTTGTGCGTTTTGGCGCGCCGTGGCCCGCTCTGCGCGACAGTAACCTGCGCCTGCTGCTGGAGACCGCGCCGAAAGGCTTTACCCCGGACTGGGTGCGCTATGAGAAAGGGAAAGGCTGGCAGCTGAAAACCGAAAAGCCGCCGATCGGCAGCTATGACGCGATTCGCGTCTACCTGTGGGTGGGCATGCTCCATGATGGCGATAAGCAGAAAGCGCGTTTGCTGCAACGCTTCGCGCCGATGGCGGCGCAGACCACGAAGCAGGGGGTACCCCCGGAGAAAGTGAATATCGCCACCGGCAAAACCAGCGGCCAGGGGCCAGTGGGCTTCTCCGCGGCAATGCTGCCGTTTTTACAGGACGACGAGGCCCGGTCGGTGCAACGCCAGCGCGTCGCCGATAACTATCCCGGCGCGGATGCCTACTACAGCGCAGTTCTGACGCTGTTTGGCCAGGGTTGGGATCAACACCGTTTTCGTTTCACTGCGGGTGGCGAATTACAACCTGACTGGAACCAGGAATGCGCAAGCTCTCACTAA
- the bcsC gene encoding cellulose synthase complex outer membrane protein BcsC has product MRKLSLSLLTLSLGVALLPLAQAATTPAQEHLLEQVRLGEASNREDLVRQSLYRLELIDPNNPDLIAARMRYLLRQGDAAGAQKELERLTKLAPDSPELKASRNEMKSNTGEGRQALQQARLLGVAGKVDEAIAAYEKLYGGVPDDVDVAIEYWTLVARLPARHSEGVSQLKKLNASAPGNVSLLTSLAKQMFADNKPQEGFAYLTELARSASGRGIAADMWFSEVKSMPVSKASVQALQQFLLQFPTGSVAANARVLLDQQQAQLQDPTFRARSEGLAAVKSGNTSQAVADLQKAVQADSRDSDAVGALGQAYSQRGDRARAVAQLNKAIAMDPDSPNRGKWDSLLQTNRYWLLIKQGDNALKAGQLSQAQNYYAQAQRVDRTDSYAVLGLGDVAAARKESAAAERYYQQALRLDRGNNLAVRGLANLYSAESPEKASAWIAGLPPAQRRSIDDIERSLTNDRLEQQAQALESQGNWAQAAEVQRRRLALDPDSVWITYRLARDLVSAGERQEADALMRAMVNRQPQDAERVYASGLYLSGNDQDDLALAQIAALPRSAWTDNIRELEARLQSDRVLRQANQLRDSGDEAQAIALIKQQPPSVRYDLTLADWAQQRGDSQTAIADYQRVLRQEADNGDARLGLAEVYLAEGDKPAARAQVMQLKGAETESMNMQRRIALARAGLGDTPDAQRIFNQIVPQAKAQPPSMESALVLRDAARFTTRSGEPQQALTHYREAMVASGITPTSPQDNDTFTRLTRNDSRDDWLKRGIRSDAADLYRQQDLNVTLEHDFWGSSGTGGYSDLKAHTTMLQVDAPLADGRMFFRTDLVNMDAGSFSTASDGSYSPSWGTCGEIACTSGSKNQTDSGASVAVGWKNDTWSGDIGTTPMGFNVVDVVGGLSYSSDVGPVGYTVNVHRRPISSSLLSFGGQKDSDSHTGTTWGGVRAAGGGLSLSYDRGEAHGIWSSLGADSLTGKNVADNWRVRWMTGYYYKVVNENNRRVTVGLNNMIWHYDKDLSGYTLGQGGYYSPQEYLSFAVPVTWRQRTENWSWELGGSVSWSHSRTQTQARYPLLNLIPSDYRQRASQLTEEGSSSQGFGYTARALVERRVTSNWFVGAAVDIQQAKDYTPSHALLYVRYSAAGWQGDLDMPPQPLVPYADW; this is encoded by the coding sequence ATGCGCAAGCTCTCACTAAGTTTACTCACGCTGTCCCTTGGCGTTGCGCTGCTGCCGTTGGCGCAGGCGGCGACGACGCCTGCCCAGGAGCATCTGCTGGAGCAGGTGCGTCTCGGCGAGGCCAGCAATCGTGAAGACCTGGTGCGCCAGTCGCTGTATCGTCTGGAGCTGATTGACCCCAACAACCCGGACCTGATTGCCGCGCGGATGCGCTACCTGCTGCGTCAGGGGGATGCCGCCGGGGCGCAAAAAGAGCTGGAGCGGCTGACGAAGCTGGCGCCGGATTCTCCGGAGCTGAAGGCGTCGCGTAATGAGATGAAAAGCAACACCGGCGAAGGCCGGCAGGCGCTGCAGCAGGCGCGACTGCTGGGCGTGGCCGGGAAGGTCGATGAAGCCATCGCCGCCTATGAAAAACTGTACGGCGGCGTACCGGATGACGTTGACGTCGCCATTGAATACTGGACGCTGGTGGCGCGCCTGCCGGCTCGCCATAGCGAAGGCGTCAGCCAGCTGAAAAAACTGAACGCCAGCGCGCCGGGCAACGTCAGCCTGCTGACTTCGCTGGCGAAGCAGATGTTTGCCGATAACAAACCGCAGGAAGGGTTTGCCTATCTGACGGAGCTGGCCCGCTCGGCCTCAGGACGCGGCATCGCCGCCGACATGTGGTTCAGTGAGGTGAAAAGCATGCCGGTGAGCAAGGCCAGCGTGCAGGCGTTGCAGCAATTTCTCCTGCAGTTTCCTACCGGCTCGGTGGCGGCGAACGCCCGCGTTCTGCTCGACCAGCAGCAGGCGCAGCTGCAGGATCCGACCTTCCGCGCCCGCTCGGAAGGGCTGGCGGCGGTCAAATCCGGAAATACCTCTCAGGCGGTGGCGGATCTGCAGAAAGCCGTTCAGGCCGACAGCCGCGACAGCGACGCGGTGGGCGCTCTCGGCCAGGCCTATTCCCAGCGCGGTGACCGCGCGCGCGCGGTGGCCCAGCTCAATAAAGCGATTGCGATGGACCCCGACAGCCCGAACCGCGGCAAATGGGACAGCCTGCTACAAACCAACCGTTACTGGCTGCTGATCAAGCAGGGGGATAACGCCCTGAAAGCTGGCCAGCTTTCGCAGGCGCAGAACTATTATGCCCAGGCGCAGCGGGTCGATCGCACCGACAGTTATGCCGTGCTGGGATTGGGGGACGTCGCGGCGGCGCGCAAAGAGTCGGCGGCGGCGGAGCGCTATTACCAGCAGGCGTTGCGCCTGGATCGCGGTAATAATCTGGCGGTGCGCGGCCTGGCCAACCTCTATAGCGCCGAATCGCCGGAGAAAGCCAGCGCCTGGATCGCCGGCCTCCCGCCAGCCCAGCGGCGGAGCATCGATGATATCGAGCGCAGCCTGACCAACGATCGGCTTGAGCAACAGGCGCAGGCCCTGGAGAGCCAGGGCAACTGGGCGCAGGCGGCGGAAGTCCAGCGTCGGCGCCTGGCGCTGGATCCGGACAGCGTGTGGATAACCTACCGTCTGGCGCGGGATCTGGTCAGCGCCGGTGAACGCCAGGAGGCCGACGCGCTGATGCGGGCGATGGTCAACCGCCAGCCGCAGGATGCCGAGCGGGTCTACGCCTCGGGACTCTACCTGTCGGGGAACGACCAGGACGATCTGGCCCTGGCGCAAATCGCCGCCCTGCCGCGCAGCGCGTGGACGGATAACATTCGTGAACTGGAGGCGCGCCTGCAAAGCGACCGGGTGCTGCGCCAGGCTAACCAGCTGCGCGACAGCGGTGACGAAGCCCAGGCGATTGCCCTTATCAAACAGCAGCCGCCTTCGGTGCGCTATGACCTGACGCTCGCCGACTGGGCGCAGCAGCGCGGCGACAGCCAGACGGCGATTGCCGACTACCAGCGGGTACTGCGTCAGGAAGCCGACAACGGCGATGCGCGACTCGGCCTTGCGGAAGTCTACCTGGCTGAAGGGGATAAACCCGCCGCCCGGGCGCAGGTCATGCAGCTGAAAGGCGCAGAGACTGAATCCATGAATATGCAGCGCCGGATCGCCCTGGCGCGAGCCGGCCTTGGCGATACCCCTGACGCCCAACGGATTTTTAACCAGATTGTGCCGCAGGCGAAGGCGCAGCCGCCTTCCATGGAGAGCGCGCTGGTGCTGCGCGATGCCGCGCGCTTTACCACCCGGAGCGGGGAGCCGCAGCAGGCGCTGACGCATTACCGGGAGGCGATGGTGGCCTCCGGCATCACTCCCACGTCGCCGCAGGATAACGATACTTTTACGCGGCTGACGCGTAACGACAGCCGGGATGACTGGCTGAAGCGCGGGATCCGCAGCGATGCCGCCGACCTTTATCGCCAGCAGGATCTGAACGTCACTCTGGAACACGACTTTTGGGGTTCCAGCGGCACCGGCGGCTATTCCGACCTGAAGGCGCATACCACCATGCTGCAGGTGGATGCCCCGCTGGCGGATGGCCGGATGTTCTTCCGTACCGACCTGGTCAATATGGATGCCGGCAGTTTTTCCACCGCCAGCGACGGGAGCTACTCGCCCAGCTGGGGCACCTGCGGGGAGATCGCCTGCACCAGCGGCAGTAAAAACCAGACCGACAGCGGGGCCAGCGTGGCGGTCGGCTGGAAGAATGACACCTGGAGCGGCGATATCGGCACCACGCCGATGGGCTTTAATGTCGTCGATGTGGTGGGGGGGCTGAGCTACAGTAGCGACGTCGGGCCGGTGGGGTATACAGTCAACGTCCACCGGCGGCCCATCTCCAGCTCGCTACTCTCCTTTGGCGGGCAGAAAGATAGCGACAGCCATACCGGCACCACCTGGGGCGGCGTTCGCGCCGCTGGCGGCGGCCTGAGCCTCAGCTATGACCGGGGCGAAGCGCACGGCATCTGGTCCTCGCTGGGGGCCGACTCGCTGACCGGTAAAAACGTGGCGGATAACTGGCGCGTGCGCTGGATGACCGGCTACTACTACAAGGTCGTCAACGAGAATAATCGTCGCGTCACCGTCGGCCTCAACAATATGATCTGGCACTACGACAAAGATCTCAGCGGCTACACCCTCGGCCAGGGCGGCTATTACAGCCCGCAGGAGTATCTCTCGTTCGCCGTGCCGGTGACCTGGCGTCAGCGCACCGAGAACTGGTCCTGGGAGCTCGGCGGGTCGGTATCATGGTCCCATTCGCGCACCCAGACGCAGGCCCGCTATCCGCTACTGAACCTGATCCCGTCTGACTATCGCCAGCGCGCCAGCCAGCTGACGGAGGAGGGGAGCAGCAGCCAGGGATTCGGTTACACTGCCAGAGCGCTGGTGGAGCGGCGGGTGACCAGCAACTGGTTTGTCGGCGCCGCGGTCGATATTCAGCAGGCGAAGGATTACACCCCAAGCCATGCGCTGCTGTACGTTCGCTATTCGGCGGCCGGCTGGCAGGGGGATCTGGATATGCCGCCCCAGCCGCTGGTGCCCTACGCCGACTGGTAG
- the hmsP gene encoding biofilm formation regulator HmsP, which translates to MRVSRSLTIKQMAMVASVSMAFVLVFCTILLFHFVQQSRFTTATQLESIARSVREPLSAAILKADIPEAEAILSRIQPAGIVSRADVVLPNQFQALRMRFIPERPVPVTVTRLFELPVQISLPIYSLERPANPQPLAYLVLQADSYRMYKFVMSALATLVTAYLLLVLMLTVALTWCINRLMVRPLRRIARELNDLSQQERLGHQLTLPRLHHDDEIGMLVRSYNRNQQSLVRQHDELSIQSTRFPVSELPNKAFLLAMLEQTVARPQSAALIVVACETLQDAAGVIKESQREMLLLTLVEKLRAAIPPQMVLAQVSGYDFAILADGLAEPWQAVTLSKQVLTIINERLPLHGLQLRPYASVGIAMFHAGLSAEQFYRRAVSAAVTARRKGKNQIEFFDPEQMEKAQRRLMEEHDIMTALDNQQFAIWLQPQVACASGEICGAEVLLRQRQADGSWSLPPSLIERIESCGLIIPVGYWVMEEACRQLAAWQSQGIMLPLSVNVSLLQLLEHDRGEEMLKLIARYRIAPGTLILEVTESCRMDDPQDVMARLRPLREAGVQIALDDFGMGYAGLHQLQQMKALPVDILKIDKVFIDMLPEDVSMVPAMIQLARGLSLRIVAEGVENDAQRRWLQAAGVEVLQGHLFGCALPQEAFSARYLSPAREDVNL; encoded by the coding sequence TTGCGCGTCAGCCGTTCACTTACAATCAAACAGATGGCGATGGTCGCGAGCGTGTCCATGGCCTTTGTATTGGTTTTTTGCACTATTTTGCTGTTTCACTTTGTGCAACAGAGTCGCTTTACCACGGCCACGCAGTTAGAAAGTATCGCGCGATCCGTTCGCGAACCGCTGTCTGCGGCTATTCTGAAAGCCGATATTCCGGAAGCGGAAGCCATTTTAAGCCGTATCCAGCCTGCTGGCATCGTCAGCCGGGCGGACGTGGTATTGCCGAACCAGTTCCAGGCGCTGCGGATGCGGTTTATCCCCGAGCGGCCGGTGCCGGTGACCGTCACCCGGCTGTTTGAGCTGCCGGTGCAGATTTCGCTGCCCATTTATTCGCTGGAGCGGCCGGCCAACCCGCAGCCGCTGGCCTATCTGGTGCTGCAGGCCGACTCCTATCGCATGTATAAATTCGTCATGAGCGCCCTTGCCACGTTAGTGACTGCTTACTTACTTCTGGTGCTGATGCTGACGGTGGCGCTCACCTGGTGCATCAACCGGCTGATGGTTCGCCCTCTGCGGCGTATCGCCCGCGAGCTGAACGATCTCTCCCAGCAGGAGCGTCTTGGCCATCAGCTGACCCTCCCGCGCCTGCACCATGACGACGAGATCGGTATGCTGGTGCGCAGCTATAACCGCAACCAGCAGAGCCTGGTCCGCCAGCATGATGAGCTGTCCATCCAGTCGACCCGCTTCCCGGTCTCCGAGCTGCCGAATAAAGCCTTTTTGCTGGCGATGCTGGAGCAGACGGTGGCCCGCCCGCAGAGCGCCGCGCTGATCGTCGTCGCCTGTGAAACCCTGCAGGACGCCGCCGGGGTCATCAAGGAGAGTCAGCGCGAAATGCTGCTCCTGACGCTGGTGGAGAAGCTGCGGGCCGCGATCCCGCCGCAGATGGTGCTGGCTCAGGTGAGCGGGTATGACTTCGCGATTCTCGCCGATGGCCTCGCCGAACCGTGGCAGGCGGTAACGTTAAGTAAGCAAGTGCTCACTATTATTAATGAGCGTTTACCGCTGCATGGGCTGCAGCTGCGGCCCTACGCCAGCGTCGGGATCGCCATGTTCCACGCCGGGCTCAGCGCCGAGCAGTTTTACCGTCGCGCGGTATCGGCCGCCGTCACCGCACGACGTAAAGGCAAAAACCAGATCGAGTTCTTCGATCCCGAGCAGATGGAAAAGGCTCAGCGCCGCCTGATGGAAGAGCATGACATTATGACCGCCCTCGACAACCAGCAGTTCGCTATCTGGCTGCAGCCGCAGGTGGCCTGCGCCAGCGGCGAGATCTGCGGCGCCGAGGTACTGCTGCGCCAGCGGCAGGCGGATGGCAGCTGGTCGCTACCGCCGTCGCTGATTGAGCGCATTGAGTCCTGCGGGCTGATTATCCCGGTCGGCTACTGGGTAATGGAAGAGGCCTGCCGCCAGCTTGCGGCCTGGCAAAGCCAGGGGATTATGCTGCCGCTGTCGGTCAATGTTTCGCTGCTCCAGCTGCTGGAGCATGACCGCGGCGAGGAGATGCTGAAGCTGATCGCCCGCTACCGCATCGCCCCGGGCACCCTCATCCTCGAGGTGACGGAGAGCTGCCGGATGGACGATCCGCAGGATGTGATGGCCCGGTTGCGCCCCCTGCGCGAGGCCGGGGTGCAGATTGCGCTGGATGATTTTGGCATGGGTTATGCCGGGTTGCACCAGCTGCAGCAGATGAAGGCCCTGCCGGTGGATATTCTGAAAATTGATAAGGTATTCATCGATATGCTGCCGGAGGATGTCAGCATGGTGCCGGCGATGATCCAGCTCGCGCGCGGCCTGTCGCTGCGTATCGTGGCGGAAGGGGTGGAGAACGACGCCCAGCGCCGCTGGTTGCAAGCCGCCGGCGTCGAGGTGCTCCAGGGCCATCTGTTCGGTTGCGCTTTACCGCAGGAGGCATTCAGCGCGCGCTATCTCTCCCCGGCCCGGGAGGATGTAAATTTGTAA
- a CDS encoding dicarboxylate/amino acid:cation symporter, with amino-acid sequence MKTSIFKSLYVQVLTAIAIGILLGHFYPELGAQMKPFGDAFVKLIKMVIAPVIFCTVVTGIAGMESMKAVGRTGAVALLYFEVVSTIALIIGLIIVNVVQPGAGMNVDPSTLDAKAVAVYAEQAKDQGVVAFLLDVIPGSVIGAFASGNILQVLLFAVLFGFALHRLGSKGQLIFNVIESFSQVIFGIINMIMRLAPIGAFGAMAFTIGKYGVGTLVQLGQLIICFYITCILFVVVVLGSIARATGFSIFKFIRYIREELLIVLGTSSSESALPRMLDKMEKLGCRKSVVGLVIPTGYSFNLDGTSIYLTMAAVFIAQATNSHMDIFHQITLLVVLLLSSKGAAGVTGSGFIVLAATISAVGHLPVAGLALILGIDRFMSEARALTNLVGNGVATVVVAKWVKELDAKQMDDVLNNRVPANKTHELSS; translated from the coding sequence ATGAAAACCTCTATCTTTAAAAGCCTCTATGTCCAGGTGCTGACGGCCATAGCGATCGGTATTCTGCTGGGCCATTTTTACCCGGAACTGGGCGCGCAAATGAAACCCTTCGGCGACGCCTTCGTTAAGCTGATTAAAATGGTGATTGCTCCGGTTATCTTCTGTACCGTCGTGACGGGGATCGCCGGGATGGAAAGCATGAAAGCCGTCGGCCGTACCGGGGCGGTGGCGCTGCTCTATTTCGAAGTGGTCAGCACCATCGCGCTGATTATCGGTCTGATTATCGTCAACGTGGTGCAGCCCGGCGCCGGGATGAACGTCGACCCGTCAACGCTCGATGCGAAAGCGGTGGCGGTGTACGCTGAGCAGGCTAAAGATCAAGGGGTAGTGGCCTTTTTACTGGATGTGATCCCGGGCAGCGTCATTGGCGCCTTCGCCAGCGGCAACATTCTGCAGGTTCTGCTGTTCGCCGTCCTTTTTGGTTTTGCCCTGCACCGTCTGGGCAGCAAGGGCCAGCTGATTTTCAACGTCATTGAAAGCTTCTCCCAGGTTATCTTCGGCATTATCAATATGATCATGCGCCTGGCGCCGATCGGCGCCTTCGGAGCCATGGCCTTTACCATCGGTAAATATGGCGTCGGCACCCTGGTGCAGCTGGGGCAGCTGATTATCTGCTTCTATATCACCTGTATCCTGTTCGTGGTGGTGGTGCTGGGGAGCATCGCCCGGGCCACCGGCTTCAGCATCTTCAAATTTATCCGCTATATCCGTGAAGAGCTGCTGATTGTGCTGGGGACCTCCTCATCAGAATCGGCGCTGCCGAGAATGCTCGACAAGATGGAGAAGCTGGGCTGCCGTAAATCGGTGGTGGGCCTGGTGATCCCGACCGGCTATTCGTTCAACCTCGATGGCACCTCTATCTATCTAACCATGGCTGCGGTCTTTATCGCTCAGGCGACCAACAGCCATATGGATATTTTCCATCAGATCACCCTGCTGGTGGTGCTGTTGCTCTCCTCGAAAGGGGCGGCAGGGGTGACCGGCAGCGGCTTCATCGTGCTGGCGGCGACCATCTCGGCCGTCGGTCATTTACCGGTGGCTGGTCTGGCGCTGATCCTCGGTATCGACCGCTTTATGTCCGAAGCCCGCGCGCTGACTAACCTGGTGGGTAACGGCGTTGCCACGGTGGTGGTGGCGAAATGGGTGAAAGAACTGGATGCCAAACAGATGGATGACGTTCTGAATAACCGTGTTCCGGCGAACAAAACGCACGAATTATCCTCTTAA